DNA sequence from the Bacteroidales bacterium genome:
CATCCACAAAAACGAATTTCAAATTTCAAGTTTCAAATTCCACACTCTCCTCGCGGAGAGAGGGGGATTCGAACCCCCGGTACCCTAATCGGGTACGACAGTTTAGCAAACTGTTGGATTAAGCCACTCTCCCATCTCTCCAATAATATGCCTTATTTAAAAAGGACTGCAAAAATAGTAATTATGCCGATACCCGCAAGGAATCTTCCGAATTTTATCCCAGATATTAATTAATAGTTCAAAGTTCAAGTTTCAAGTTTCTAATTTCAAGTTTCACTCTTCACTTTTCACTCTTCACATTTCACTGGTTTCATCCTCCATCGAACCTCTTTCTTCCTGTAATCAACCACAACCTTGAGCTTTTGCAGAAGATCTCCCCCCAAAACGCCGTCAATCGGCTTCTGCCCAAGCATCCTGTATGAATGGTTCACGTGTTCCATATTCAATACCACAGCCTGGTATTCCTTAAAAATGGTTTCTCCCAGCCTGAATTCTTCAAGTATAACGGAATGGCTTTCCATCGTATTGGTTCCCAAACCCGCAGAAAGCTTATCTATCTTTTCGAAGCTATGATTTTCCAGACTAAGAAATGCTTTGATCCTTTCCTCATCGAAAACGGTTCGCGATGCACCCGTGTCTATAAGCAGTCTCGCAACTTCACCATTGATTACCGCATCTAAAAAAATGTGATAACCATCTTCTTCGATTGGCAGCAACTCTATCTTGAGGCGGTTCATCATAGGAAAATATTCCAAA
Encoded proteins:
- a CDS encoding retroviral-like aspartic protease family protein; its protein translation is MMNRLKIELLPIEEDGYHIFLDAVINGEVARLLIDTGASRTVFDEERIKAFLSLENHSFEKIDKLSAGLGTNTMESHSVILEEFRLGETIFKEYQAVVLNMEHVNHSYRMLGQKPIDGVLGGDLLQKLKVVVDYRKKEVRWRMKPVKCEE